The DNA segment TGCAGGCCACGCTTTATTTTCCTCAGGTGTTCTGTCAGCTCATCGCCGCGTGAGTTGGCGACGCCGACGGCGAGAATGTCGATGATAGAGAGGTGGGCGATGCGTGAGGAAATGGGGGTGAATATCTCAGTATCCTCATCGACATCGATGAAGATGGGAATATCGGCCTTGCTTGAGACCGGGGTACCACTGGGTGAGAGCGAGATCACCAGGGCACCAGCATCCTGCGCCAAACTCATGGAGTCGAGTAGGGTTTGCGTGCGGCCGGTCTGTGAAATCGCCACGACGATGTCGCCTTTATTTAGGCTGAGTGCAGCCATGGTCTGAATGTGGGCGTCGGAGTAGGCGGCAGAGATCATTTGTAGGCGGAAGAATTTATGCTGTGCATCCATCGCGACGGAAGAGGAGCCGCCAAAACCATAGAAATCAACACGATTAGCACCGCTCAGGGCAATCACCGCCTGCTCGAGTGCCTCGGGATCTAGGGCGTCGCGCACGCGGGTGAGTGTCTCTATGGTGGCGTCAATGACCTTGGTGGAGTAGTTCATCACCGAGTCGTATTCGTCAATCGTATATTCGACAAAGCTAGGAGCGGCGGCAAGCTGTTGGGCGAGTGTCAGCTTGAAACTCTGAAAACCATCACAGCCGATGGCGCGACAGAAGCGTACCACGGTAGGTTCGCTGACATGGGCCTCTTGTGCCAGGTCGACGATGCGCATGTGAATAATGTCGTGCGGTTGTGACAAGACATACTCGGCGACTTTGCGTTCTGAGCGTCGCATATTGCTCATATTGCTGTCGATCATATGCAAAAGGTTGGTTGTTTTCACAGGGTTACCGTTACTTGTTGATCGCATTGGAGGGACGGAATTGCATTTTAGCAGTATATACCTTTGCTTGTGGCGTAAGCACTTTTTCCATCAATCTTGTCGTAAATGTACAAAAAACAACCGTTACGAGGTAGTTTATTTTAATAAAGTGTATGCTTGCGTATTTTTCTTCTTCGCTATCTTGTTGTTAATTAAACTAATAATAGTTATTACTGGATATGAGTTTAGATTGAGAGGAGTGGTTATCTAGATGCGTTAGCAGAATAATTGTACGATTTTCGTTCAGCACTCCCTTATAGGCTAATTTTGATGACGTTTTGCTTGCTGGATAGCAGCATGATGCGCATTTCAGCACTGTCTTGATCTAGCCATTCAAGGGTGACTTCTTCAACGCCGTTAGCGAGAAATTCTCGGTAATCTTCAAGTGTAATATTTTTACTATCTTGAATTTTTTTTAAGCTTGAAATCGATTTTTCAATCTTGTATTTTTTGTAGTGTATCTCGTCATTTTCGCCGAGTAATTTATCCAATAATTTTTTGTATTCTTTTAGCTGATCTCTGGTTGTTTCTAGATCGCCACCACCACTGATTGCGCTACTAAGGCGGGCGATAATTCTTCTTGCTTCATCGATCTCTTTTTTCTTGTCGTTTTTATTATTTTCTAATAACCCGCTAGGTTCGATGTCTTTAATAAAATTAAACATTGCTTGCTCAGCATTGTCGACATTGATGGACCGAGGTAGCGACATGCTGTGATGACCCTGACCTCGGTTTCTACAGCAAAGCCTGCCACGATTATTTTTTCCTTTTGCTGCTAATGTTATGTAGTTGTTGCAGTGTTTACATTTTAACAGTTTTAGGCCTGAAAATAAGTAGCTATTAGACGTCTGTGTGGTTTTCTCTTTATTCGTTTTCAGTCTATGTTGTATGAGACTATATTGTTCTTTTGTAATTAGCGCAGGGTAGTAATCGGCTAAAGAGTAGTCGAGGCTTGCGTGATGTACTTTTGCCTCGCCGTAGAGTGCGCTGTTGCCCAGTATTTTGTGGATTGAGCTCGCCGACCAGCGGGTGTTTCTTGGTGATTTTATGCCTTTCTCATTGAGTTTTTTGGCGATGCTAGTGCAGCCATAGCCTTCCATGTAGAGTTCTGTTGCGGTGAGGATGGCTGCTGATTTTTCGTTGAGAATAAACTGACCATCTTTTTTGCTTATCCAGGAAGGTATGTTGCCTATCGGTTTGTTTTTTGTTTTTCCTTCTAGTACGTTTTTTATGTTGCTATCGATAGATTTTTTTTTGGCTTTTGAGCGAATGTTTTTTTTGTTTTTTTCAATTTTTAGTAGTGCGGACAGGGCGAATAAGATGCCACCGTTAGTGGCCTCGATTGCAGCACGGTGGTAGCGGCTGCCGTCGCTGCAATAGATATGTACACCAAGATCGATAAGCTTTTGTAACGCCTTGAAAGCACTATCAATATCTAGAAGGTGGCCGAGCAGTGAGCTATTGTCGATGGCTAGGACGCTGCCGGGGTTGATGCTTCCTGTTTCTGCTGCGGTGCAGAAGAGTATCAGTGCGTGACCGTGGCAGGCATTGCTTTTATTGATAGTTTCGTCGTTAAATTGGCCGCGAGAATAACCGCTTTCACGCTGTAGCTGCTCGAGGAAGGTTCGCCCTGAGCTGCTGACAGTGCGTAGGCAGAGGGTGCTGTAAGAATAGATGTAGCGGTTATCGTGCATGTTCTATTGTTACCTGGGGTCAAAGGGCGGTTTAGGGGGTGGCTTAAGGAGGGCGGCTTTATCGCAGTGTAAAGAAAATTTGCGCGTAGCTATCTATAGCGAGCCGATGTTCTGGCATAATAGCGCCTCGCAGACTGATTGATCGATAAACTACCTGGCCGGCAGATTAAATTATGACAGACCTACTCGCCTCTTTAAATGATGAGCAGCGCCAAGCCGTATCGGCGACACCCGGCAATCAATTAATCCTTGCCGGTGCCGGTAGTGGCAAGACTCGGGTGCTAGTGCACCGTATTGCCTGGTTACTACAGAATACTGATATTACCCCCTACGGCATTATGGCGGTGACTTTCACCAACAAGGCCTCACGTGAGATGCGTGAACGTATCGAAGAGGTGCTCGGTTTTCCGGCGCGAGGGATGTGGGTAGGTACCTTTCACGGTCTCGCGCATCGCTTATTGAAGGCACACTTCAAGGATGCGAAGTTGCCGGAAAACTTTCAAATATTGGACTCGGACGATCAACTACGACTGCTTAAGAAGCTGGTCAAGCAGCTGAATATAGACGACGAGCGCTTCCCTACCAAGGAGATCCAGTGGTGGATTAACGGCCAGAAAGACGAGGGCCGACGGGCGGCACACATTCAGGCCTGGGATCCGCAAACTGAGGCGCAGTTGACGGTCTATAGTGCTTATGAAGAGGCTTGCCTGCGCGGTGGTTTCGTCGACTTCGGTGAATTGCTGCTACGTGCTCATGAACTGTTGCGCGACAACCAGCACTTGCTCGAACATTATCGCGAGCGCTTTCAATACGTGCTCGTCGATGAGTTTCAGGATACCAATACCATTCAGTATGCCTGGCTGCGTCTGCTGGCTGGCGAGACCGGTGCGGTCACCGCGGTCGGTGATGACGACCAGTCGATCTACGGTTGGCGCGGCGCTAAGATCGAGAATATACAGCAGTTTGAGCAGGAATTTAGTGGCGTCAGAACCACGCGCCTAGAGCAGAATTATCGCTCCACGGGCTCCATCCTCAAGGCTGCTAACGCGGTGATAGAGAACAACGACGATCGTCTGGGTAAGGAGTTGTGGACTGAGTCCGACGACGGCGAGGCTATCTCACTGTATAGCGCCTTCAATGAGCAGGATGAGGCACATTTTATTACCGAGCGCATTGAACAGTGGGTCGAGCAGGGGCATCGCCGCGATAGTAGCGCCATACTCTATCGCTCCAATGCCCAGTCTCGAGTACTCGAGGAGGCGTTGATTCGCGCCGGTATTCCCTACCGTATTTATGGTGGTCAGCGTTTCTATGATCGCCTGGAAATTAAAAATGCCCTAGCCTACCTGCGGCTGGTGATTAGCCGCAATGATGATACTGCCCTCGAGCGAGTGATCAATGTGCCGACACGTGGCATTGGTAACAAGACTGTCGATGTGGTGCGTGAGTTTGCCCGCGATCACGGCTGCTCTATGTGGGAGGCTATGCAGCAGGTATTGCAGCATAAACTGCTGACCGCGCGGGCGGGTAATGCGTTGATTAGCTTCATGCACCTGATTGATCAGATGGATCAGGCGACCGATGATCTCAGCCTCGCCGAGATGACCGAGCAGGCGATTGAGATGAGTGGTTTAAAAGACCATCACCTGAAGGAGAAGGGGGAGAAGGCGCAGGCACGCTTGGAAAACCTCGATGAATTGGTGACGGCTGCGAAGGTGTACGATGCCGATGAAGAGCAGCCGGCCAGTCCGCTGCGCCAATTCCTCGATGATGCGGCACTCGATGCCGGTGAACAGCAGGCCGAGGAGAACATCGATAGCGTGCAGTTGATGACACTACACTCGGCAAAAGGCTTAGAGTTTCCGCAGGTGTTCCTGGCGGGGGTCGAGAAGAATATCTTCCCGCATAAGATGTCGTTCGATGAGCCCGGCCGCCTCGCCGAGGAGCGTCGGCTCTGTTATGTGGGTATTACGCGGGCGATGGAAAAGCTGTATATCTGTTATGCGGAGAGTCGTCGGCTGCACGGAAAAGAGAGTTTCAACGGCCCCTCGGCCTTTATTCGTGAAATACCTAGCTCGGTGATCGAGGAGGTGCGTCTGCGCACCCAGGTGACTCGCCCGGTCAGCGCGGTGAAGGGCTTCTCTAGTGTTCATGCGGCGGCAGATCTCGGTGTTAAACTCGGCCAACGGGTGTTTCACCAGAAATTTGGTGAGGGCGTCATCATGGCGGTTGAGGGAGCGGGTGGTAATGCGCGATTACAAATCAACTTCGACTACGAGGGCAGCAAATGGCTGGTGATGCAGTACGCTAACTTGCGGCCGATGGAGGAATAACACACGGGGACCTAGTCATCGTTAGGGTGGCTGGGTTAGGCTCTGGGATGGGCGATAACAATTACTAACGAATAATAAAATAACGATGAATAAACAACAGATAAACGGATTTATGCCGGCGGTTATCCTCGCCTTACTCGCTCTAGTGATGTTACTGGGTGGGCTCTATGTACGCGCAGTGACCACGCAACAGGATGATTTACAGTACGCCAGTAGCGCGCCGCAGCAAGTCTACCACTGGAAGATGGTTACCACTTGGCCGAAGAATTTTCCCGGCCTAGGTATGGCCCCCGAGCGTATTGCCGAATGGGTCGACAAGATGAGCGACGGCCGCCTGAAGATAACCGTTTATGGTGCTGGAGAGATGGTGCCAGCACTGCAGGTGTTCGATACGGTATCGGCGGGGACGGCACAGCTGGGGCATGGTGCGGCTTATTATTGGAAGGGTAAGATACCGGCAGCGCCACTGTTTACGGCGGTGCCCTTCGGTATGACGGCGCAGGAGATGAACGCCTGGCTGTATCATGGTGGTGGCATTGAGCTGTACCGAGAGCTCTACGCACCGTATAACTTGATTCCGATGGCGGCGGGTAACACCGGGGTGCAGATGGCTGGCTGGTTTAATCGTGAGATTAATTCGCTGGAGGATATCAAGGGGTTGAAGATGCGTATCCCGGGCTTGGCCGGCGAGGTCTTTAACCGTGTCGGTGGCACGGCGGTGAATATTCCCGGCGGAGAAATCTTTACCTCGCTGCAGACGGGAGTCATCGATGCCACCGAGTGGGTAGGCCCTTATAACGATCTGGCCTTCGGCCTCTACAAGACGGCGAAGTATTACTATTATCCCGGCTGGCATGAGCCGGGTCCGACGCTGGAATTGATCGTCAATAAGCAGGCTTTTGCCAGCCTGCCGAAGGATCTGCAAGAAATCTTAGAGGTGGCCGCGCGGGCGGTGAACCAGGACTCGCTCGATGAATATACCGCGCTCAATAATGCCGCATTAGAGGAGCTGGTGCAGCAGCACGGGGTGATACTGAAGGAGCTACCGGAGGATGTGCTGGCAGAGTTGAAGCGGGTATCGCTAGCGCTCTATGATGAGATGTCGGCCAGCGACCCGACGTTTGCGAAGATCTACGATTCGTTTAAAGCGTTTGCCGAGGGCACTAAGAGTTACCATCAGATTAGCGAGCGCGCCTACCTCAACGCCCGTTAACGGCCGCTCATCTCGAGTGACTCGATGATGCGGGTGCGACCGTTATCATCGAGGGCGACGAAGATGAAGGTGCCCTCTGTCACTTTGTGGGTGATCTGACGCGTCGGGTAGCTGGCCCAGACCTCGACGCGAATCTCCATCGAGCTGCGGCCGGTAGAAACGACGTCGCAGTAGCAGCTCACTACGGCGCCAACCTTGACCGGCACCATGAAGCTCATTTTCTCGATGGAGACCGTGGCGACGCGCCCTCGGGCGACGGTTGCTGCGATGACCGAGCAGGCCATATCCATTTGCGAGACCAGCCAGCCGCCAAAGATATCGCCGCTGGCGTTGGTGTCGGCGGGCATGGCCATGGTCTGTAGGGCGAGCTCGCCGACCGGCTTGGGTTTTTCGTCGTTTATGCTCATGGTCTTATCACCTGTTATTGTTGAGCGCCCCGCTTAGTCGTATACCTGTGCAGGTAGCCAAGTGGCCAGTTCGGGCCAGTAGGCGAGTAGGGCTAGCAACACTAGTTGTATCACAATAAACGGAGCGACGCCCCGGTAAATATCGGTTGTTTTTACCTGTTCCGGGGCAACGCCGCGTAGGTAGAACAGGGCGAAGCCAAACGGTGGTGTGAGGAAGGAGGTCTGCAGGTTGAGTGCAATCATTATGCCTAGCCAGACGGGGTCGACGCCCATGGAAAATAATATGGGGCCGACGATGGGCACGACGATGAAGGTGATCTCGATAAAGTCGAGGATGAAGCCGAGCAGAAAAATCACTAGCATTACTACCAGCGTCGCGGTGAACACGCCGCCGGGTAGCTCGGCGAAAAACGCACGAATCAACTCGTCACCACCGTAGCCGCGGAAGACTAGTGAGAACAGCGCCGCGCCGAGTAGGATCATAAATACCATGCTGGTTATCTGCATGGTCTCTAGGCAGATCTGTTGCAGCTTGCTGACGTTGAGC comes from the Sinobacterium caligoides genome and includes:
- a CDS encoding TRAP transporter substrate-binding protein — its product is MNKQQINGFMPAVILALLALVMLLGGLYVRAVTTQQDDLQYASSAPQQVYHWKMVTTWPKNFPGLGMAPERIAEWVDKMSDGRLKITVYGAGEMVPALQVFDTVSAGTAQLGHGAAYYWKGKIPAAPLFTAVPFGMTAQEMNAWLYHGGGIELYRELYAPYNLIPMAAGNTGVQMAGWFNREINSLEDIKGLKMRIPGLAGEVFNRVGGTAVNIPGGEIFTSLQTGVIDATEWVGPYNDLAFGLYKTAKYYYYPGWHEPGPTLELIVNKQAFASLPKDLQEILEVAARAVNQDSLDEYTALNNAALEELVQQHGVILKELPEDVLAELKRVSLALYDEMSASDPTFAKIYDSFKAFAEGTKSYHQISERAYLNAR
- the hexR gene encoding transcriptional regulator HexR — protein: MKTTNLLHMIDSNMSNMRRSERKVAEYVLSQPHDIIHMRIVDLAQEAHVSEPTVVRFCRAIGCDGFQSFKLTLAQQLAAAPSFVEYTIDEYDSVMNYSTKVIDATIETLTRVRDALDPEALEQAVIALSGANRVDFYGFGGSSSVAMDAQHKFFRLQMISAAYSDAHIQTMAALSLNKGDIVVAISQTGRTQTLLDSMSLAQDAGALVISLSPSGTPVSSKADIPIFIDVDEDTEIFTPISSRIAHLSIIDILAVGVANSRGDELTEHLRKIKRGLQPLRIKNKLYR
- the uvrD gene encoding DNA helicase II, whose translation is MTDLLASLNDEQRQAVSATPGNQLILAGAGSGKTRVLVHRIAWLLQNTDITPYGIMAVTFTNKASREMRERIEEVLGFPARGMWVGTFHGLAHRLLKAHFKDAKLPENFQILDSDDQLRLLKKLVKQLNIDDERFPTKEIQWWINGQKDEGRRAAHIQAWDPQTEAQLTVYSAYEEACLRGGFVDFGELLLRAHELLRDNQHLLEHYRERFQYVLVDEFQDTNTIQYAWLRLLAGETGAVTAVGDDDQSIYGWRGAKIENIQQFEQEFSGVRTTRLEQNYRSTGSILKAANAVIENNDDRLGKELWTESDDGEAISLYSAFNEQDEAHFITERIEQWVEQGHRRDSSAILYRSNAQSRVLEEALIRAGIPYRIYGGQRFYDRLEIKNALAYLRLVISRNDDTALERVINVPTRGIGNKTVDVVREFARDHGCSMWEAMQQVLQHKLLTARAGNALISFMHLIDQMDQATDDLSLAEMTEQAIEMSGLKDHHLKEKGEKAQARLENLDELVTAAKVYDADEEQPASPLRQFLDDAALDAGEQQAEENIDSVQLMTLHSAKGLEFPQVFLAGVEKNIFPHKMSFDEPGRLAEERRLCYVGITRAMEKLYICYAESRRLHGKESFNGPSAFIREIPSSVIEEVRLRTQVTRPVSAVKGFSSVHAAADLGVKLGQRVFHQKFGEGVIMAVEGAGGNARLQINFDYEGSKWLVMQYANLRPMEE
- a CDS encoding acyl-CoA thioesterase, encoding MSINDEKPKPVGELALQTMAMPADTNASGDIFGGWLVSQMDMACSVIAATVARGRVATVSIEKMSFMVPVKVGAVVSCYCDVVSTGRSSMEIRVEVWASYPTRQITHKVTEGTFIFVALDDNGRTRIIESLEMSGR
- a CDS encoding recombinase family protein, with product MHDNRYIYSYSTLCLRTVSSSGRTFLEQLQRESGYSRGQFNDETINKSNACHGHALILFCTAAETGSINPGSVLAIDNSSLLGHLLDIDSAFKALQKLIDLGVHIYCSDGSRYHRAAIEATNGGILFALSALLKIEKNKKNIRSKAKKKSIDSNIKNVLEGKTKNKPIGNIPSWISKKDGQFILNEKSAAILTATELYMEGYGCTSIAKKLNEKGIKSPRNTRWSASSIHKILGNSALYGEAKVHHASLDYSLADYYPALITKEQYSLIQHRLKTNKEKTTQTSNSYLFSGLKLLKCKHCNNYITLAAKGKNNRGRLCCRNRGQGHHSMSLPRSINVDNAEQAMFNFIKDIEPSGLLENNKNDKKKEIDEARRIIARLSSAISGGGDLETTRDQLKEYKKLLDKLLGENDEIHYKKYKIEKSISSLKKIQDSKNITLEDYREFLANGVEEVTLEWLDQDSAEMRIMLLSSKQNVIKISL